In Kocuria turfanensis, a single genomic region encodes these proteins:
- a CDS encoding excalibur calcium-binding domain-containing protein → MNKNTAGAALLMAIGFSALTAAPATAAPGDPMVFTDCATAAQYGVHNIPVGSVSYSASLVDDDGDGVVCESADWTYDPTRIPVENDQGGYSHTVIDWIPGAGPGPDAQPGEVPGVDPYTQMDEVPVGGADTGAAVQDGSGTGGLVLGGGLALAAGAAVVVRRRSTVRA, encoded by the coding sequence ATGAACAAGAACACAGCTGGTGCGGCCCTGCTGATGGCCATCGGGTTCTCGGCCCTGACGGCGGCACCGGCGACGGCCGCGCCGGGTGATCCGATGGTCTTCACCGACTGCGCCACGGCCGCCCAGTACGGCGTCCACAACATCCCCGTCGGCTCGGTCAGCTACAGCGCGAGCCTCGTCGACGACGACGGCGACGGGGTCGTGTGCGAGAGCGCCGACTGGACCTACGACCCCACGCGCATCCCCGTGGAGAACGACCAGGGCGGGTACAGCCACACCGTCATCGACTGGATCCCCGGCGCGGGCCCCGGCCCCGACGCCCAGCCCGGCGAGGTGCCCGGCGTCGACCCGTACACCCAGATGGACGAGGTGCCCGTGGGCGGCGCCGACACCGGTGCGGCCGTGCAGGACGGCTCCGGGACGGGCGGACTCGTCCTCGGCGGCGGCCTGGCCCTGGCCGCCGGTGCCGCGGTGGTGGTGCGCCGGCGCAGCACCGTTCGGGCGTAG
- a CDS encoding class F sortase has protein sequence MSVRIPATGTDSELLHLGLRDNGSLEVLPGDPGAPAAWYTGSPAPGKVGPAVLLGHVNATDGGPGVFAGLRDLAPGDRIEVVREDGSTAVFAVERGEQYAKDAFPTLSVYGNTDGPELRLITCDGYDPATGEFDDNYVVYAQLVG, from the coding sequence GTGTCGGTCCGCATCCCGGCCACCGGCACCGACTCGGAGCTGCTCCACCTCGGCCTGCGCGACAACGGTTCCCTGGAGGTTCTTCCGGGAGACCCGGGCGCGCCGGCCGCCTGGTACACCGGCTCGCCCGCCCCGGGGAAGGTGGGGCCGGCGGTGCTGCTGGGCCACGTCAACGCCACCGACGGCGGGCCCGGGGTGTTCGCCGGTCTGCGGGACCTGGCGCCCGGGGACCGCATCGAGGTGGTGCGGGAGGACGGCAGCACGGCGGTCTTCGCCGTCGAGCGCGGGGAGCAGTACGCGAAGGACGCCTTCCCCACGCTGTCCGTCTACGGCAACACCGACGGCCCCGAGCTGCGGCTGATCACCTGCGACGGCTACGACCCGGCCACCGGGGAGTTCGACGACAACTACGTGGTCTACGCCCAGCTCGTCGGCTGA
- a CDS encoding AraC family transcriptional regulator gives MERAYRRLRLPQPVAGFEMSLSITALGPLTAQRLRLIGWDSCGANDNTGLLRIGSVAHGRFLVRSDRTEVTGGPAFLFPTGGYEARWESLGLSTLTVETAVVEDYARALTGRPDFRLRFTGHHPRTEAHAKYWQATAGQVVRHVLSGDVAAVSPLLLDQSLRSLTTAVLQTFPSTFLEAGNDPEPPGAAQPAALRRAVAFIDAHLAEPIGLPEIAAAARLSPRGLQAAFRRHLDTTPLGYLRTARIDAARRDLLAAGRAPGTTVTAVATRWGFAHPGRFAAAYRDQYGEAPGDTLRR, from the coding sequence ATGGAACGGGCCTACCGCCGCCTGCGCCTGCCGCAGCCGGTGGCAGGGTTCGAGATGTCGCTGTCGATCACCGCCCTCGGGCCGCTGACCGCCCAGCGGCTGCGGCTGATCGGCTGGGACAGCTGCGGCGCCAACGACAACACGGGGCTGCTGCGCATCGGTAGCGTGGCCCACGGCCGCTTCCTCGTCCGGTCCGACCGCACCGAGGTCACCGGCGGACCCGCCTTCCTCTTCCCCACGGGCGGCTATGAGGCCCGGTGGGAGAGCCTGGGACTGAGCACCCTGACCGTGGAGACCGCGGTCGTGGAGGACTACGCCCGGGCGCTGACCGGCCGCCCCGACTTCCGGCTGCGGTTCACCGGGCACCACCCCCGCACCGAGGCGCACGCGAAGTACTGGCAGGCCACGGCGGGACAGGTCGTCCGGCACGTGCTGAGCGGCGACGTCGCCGCGGTCAGCCCGCTGCTCCTCGACCAGAGCCTGCGCAGCCTGACCACCGCCGTGCTGCAGACCTTCCCCAGCACCTTCCTGGAGGCCGGGAACGACCCGGAGCCGCCGGGGGCGGCCCAGCCGGCGGCCCTGCGCCGGGCGGTCGCCTTCATCGATGCCCACCTGGCCGAGCCCATCGGCCTGCCCGAGATCGCCGCGGCGGCCCGGCTGAGCCCGCGGGGCCTGCAGGCGGCCTTCCGCCGCCACCTCGACACCACGCCGCTGGGCTACCTGCGCACGGCCCGGATCGACGCGGCCCGCCGCGATCTGCTCGCCGCCGGCCGCGCCCCCGGCACCACCGTGACCGCGGTGGCCACCCGCTGGGGCTTCGCCCATCCCGGCCGCTTCGCCGCCGCCTACCGCGACCAGTACGGGGAGGCGCCCGGGGACACCCTGCGCCGCTGA
- a CDS encoding class F sortase yields the protein MSVRIPSAGSVSELLHLGLRPDGSLEVPPTHPGAPASWYTGSPAPGERGPAVLLGHVNATDGGPGVFAGLRGLVPGDRIEVVREDGSTAVFAVERGEQYAKNAFPTQDVYGDTPGAELRLITCDGYDPATGLFDDNYVVYARLLA from the coding sequence GTGTCGGTCCGGATCCCGTCGGCGGGCAGCGTCTCCGAGCTGCTGCACCTGGGTCTGCGCCCCGACGGCTCGCTCGAGGTGCCGCCGACCCATCCCGGCGCCCCCGCGTCCTGGTACACCGGCTCGCCCGCACCGGGCGAGCGCGGCCCGGCGGTGCTGCTGGGCCACGTCAACGCCACCGACGGCGGGCCGGGGGTGTTCGCCGGTCTGCGCGGCCTGGTCCCCGGGGACCGGATCGAGGTGGTGCGGGAGGACGGCAGCACGGCCGTCTTCGCCGTCGAGCGCGGGGAGCAGTACGCCAAGAACGCGTTTCCCACCCAGGACGTCTACGGGGACACCCCAGGGGCGGAGCTGCGCCTGATCACCTGCGACGGCTACGACCCGGCCACCGGGCTGTTCGACGACAACTACGTGGTCTACGCGCGGCTCCTCGCCTGA
- a CDS encoding helix-turn-helix domain-containing protein produces MSAPIHRVATVREPDAVASLFAEVRVPFSFAPARPEFRYRHRHDGDEHLSVVRLGMDGAFCSWGDTEVFGVTDGRATRYEWSTGAEAGTGLGSPVLFRPGHPTLVVGDALEATTINLTRPLLQGVADTVYGTETSVAFASARPITDRLGQYWTDLAGMARDTVDSAAFAEPLVRAQLSRHLAVAMLECFPLVGDRRERILSMEAQTRVYRIAVAFFDGHASLPITVEDAARAAGTTTEALVRAFRANHPRSLTPAAYLRTTRLAAAHADLLAGDPARGDTVRETAARWGFSHPGRFAGAYRAAYGVPPRRTLER; encoded by the coding sequence ATGAGCGCACCGATCCACCGCGTGGCCACGGTCAGGGAGCCGGATGCCGTCGCATCCCTGTTCGCCGAGGTGCGCGTGCCCTTCTCGTTCGCCCCGGCCCGTCCGGAGTTCCGCTACCGGCACCGCCACGACGGCGACGAGCACCTGTCGGTGGTGCGGCTGGGCATGGACGGAGCGTTCTGCTCCTGGGGCGACACCGAGGTCTTCGGCGTGACCGACGGCCGCGCGACCCGCTACGAGTGGTCCACCGGCGCGGAGGCCGGTACCGGCCTCGGATCCCCGGTGCTGTTCCGCCCGGGTCACCCCACCCTGGTGGTCGGGGACGCCCTGGAGGCGACCACCATCAACCTCACCCGCCCGCTGCTGCAAGGGGTGGCCGACACCGTCTACGGCACCGAGACTTCCGTGGCGTTCGCCTCCGCACGACCGATCACCGACCGGCTGGGACAGTACTGGACCGACCTGGCCGGCATGGCCCGTGACACGGTGGACTCCGCGGCCTTCGCCGAGCCCCTGGTGCGCGCGCAGCTGAGCCGCCACCTGGCCGTGGCGATGCTCGAGTGCTTTCCCCTGGTGGGGGACCGGCGGGAGCGGATCCTGTCCATGGAGGCCCAGACCCGCGTCTACCGCATCGCGGTGGCCTTCTTCGACGGCCACGCCTCCCTGCCCATCACCGTCGAGGACGCCGCCCGCGCCGCCGGCACCACCACCGAGGCCCTGGTGCGCGCCTTCCGCGCCAACCACCCACGAAGCCTCACCCCCGCCGCCTACCTGCGCACCACCCGGCTGGCCGCCGCCCACGCCGACCTGCTCGCCGGCGACCCCGCGCGCGGGGACACCGTGCGGGAGACCGCCGCGCGCTGGGGCTTCTCCCATCCGGGCCGCTTCGCCGGTGCCTACCGGGCGGCCTACGGCGTGCCACCGAGGCGGACCCTCGAGCGGTGA
- the nagB gene encoding glucosamine-6-phosphate deaminase encodes MDVVVLPTAADVAAHAAGVVADRIAAQPALVLGVATGSSPVGIYRELARRRREEGLDLSRLECFALDEYVGLPGHDPHSYAAYLRREVADPFGLSAERVHVPDGVRADLEGAAQDYEQSIAVAGGIDLQILGIGTNGHIGFNEPLSALSSRTRVLALSAQTRADNARFFDAPDDVPTHCLTQGLGTILEARQLLLVAQGERKAQAVAAAVEGPVAARCPASVLQFHRRTTIVVDEAAASRLALAGHERPDAGA; translated from the coding sequence GTGGACGTGGTCGTCCTGCCCACCGCCGCGGACGTCGCGGCGCACGCGGCCGGCGTCGTCGCCGATCGGATCGCTGCGCAGCCCGCCCTGGTGCTCGGCGTGGCCACGGGCTCCTCCCCGGTGGGGATCTACCGGGAACTGGCCCGCCGCCGCAGGGAGGAGGGGCTGGACCTGTCCCGCCTCGAGTGCTTCGCCCTCGACGAGTACGTCGGTCTGCCCGGCCACGACCCGCACAGCTACGCCGCGTACCTGCGGCGGGAGGTCGCGGACCCCTTCGGGCTGTCGGCCGAGCGGGTCCACGTGCCGGACGGCGTCCGTGCGGACCTGGAAGGTGCGGCCCAGGACTACGAGCAGTCGATCGCCGTGGCCGGCGGAATCGACCTGCAGATCCTCGGCATCGGCACCAACGGCCACATCGGCTTCAACGAACCCCTCTCGGCCCTGAGCTCCCGCACCCGGGTCCTGGCGCTGTCCGCGCAGACCCGCGCCGACAACGCCCGGTTCTTCGACGCTCCCGACGACGTGCCCACGCACTGCCTCACCCAGGGGCTGGGCACGATCCTGGAGGCCCGGCAGCTGCTCCTCGTCGCCCAGGGCGAGCGCAAGGCCCAGGCCGTGGCCGCGGCGGTGGAGGGGCCGGTGGCGGCCCGGTGCCCGGCGTCGGTGCTGCAGTTCCACCGCCGCACCACGATCGTGGTGGACGAGGCCGCCGCGAGCCGGCTGGCCCTGGCCGGGCACGAGCGTCCGGACGCCGGGGCCTGA